The following coding sequences lie in one Niabella agricola genomic window:
- a CDS encoding GNAT family N-acetyltransferase produces the protein MNALSSIAPFSLQPELEDERIRLVPLKAEDFEKLFVVASDPAIWQMHPNKNRYQREVFSTFFEGALQSGGAFLCLAMPSGELAGSTRFYNYDPQEHSIFIGYTFYATRFWGTGLNTHAKQLMLHYIFRFVNTVYFHIGAENYRSQTAIEKLGAVKLKEEWVAYHGEPDRLNFVYRIHKQ, from the coding sequence ATGAACGCTCTGTCTTCAATTGCCCCGTTTTCCCTGCAGCCTGAGCTGGAAGATGAGCGCATACGCCTTGTTCCGCTAAAAGCGGAAGATTTCGAAAAGTTATTTGTTGTGGCATCCGATCCCGCCATCTGGCAGATGCATCCCAATAAGAACCGGTATCAGCGGGAGGTGTTCAGCACCTTCTTTGAGGGCGCTTTACAAAGCGGAGGTGCTTTTCTTTGCCTGGCCATGCCCTCGGGGGAACTGGCAGGAAGCACACGCTTCTACAATTATGATCCGCAGGAGCACAGCATCTTCATCGGTTATACCTTTTACGCAACCAGGTTCTGGGGCACCGGTCTTAATACACACGCAAAGCAACTCATGCTCCACTATATTTTCCGGTTTGTAAACACCGTTTATTTCCACATAGGCGCCGAAAACTACCGCTCACAAACCGCCATCGAAAAGCTGGGAGCAGTTAAATTAAAAGAAGAATGGGTGGCTTATCACGGAGAACCAGACCGGCTTAATTTTGTTTACAGGATCCACAAGCAGTAA
- a CDS encoding RagB/SusD family nutrient uptake outer membrane protein, giving the protein MNRIIIYKGILPISLMAISLMACKKDWLKPKPLSFYEPGVALSDARGLYSTLTACERNMRHEYFGDAAPILTEIIQSEVAVEGTTDKAGPQMDMDIALMPDADLNNTNTTKVGWYWYEGYKGVKYANTVVSWIDKATFKDDNEKNAILGAAYFQRAYRYFKLVHQFGDVPFIDHEIIEPKYDFYSSDRWSILERIKKDLEFAYQWVPDNVDRGRTSKSACGVLLMKVCMALTDFDRAIEVGKEIVAAHPLMKERFTSNKKNENGNLMTDLHSVEAKLDMTNTEGLMYVVSYPEVDGSDRIQTMRNAVPYWNSGNIKTPDGKTGTISPSPADTPDSLDLNELYGRGIGRLRPTWYYTNEIWRADKEANDTRGIYNHNSWKRMEDLRYNEPKLKSSNNPWYGKNFVKPAAMSVEDTIRLWFPWPHYKVFVPDPLQTTWAGGETPWYIYRSAEVYLMLAECYYWKNDPGSAATAMNAVRTRAGATPLTAADINIGEILDERARELYYEENRHIELVRIAYTYAKTGKPCEIFGGHVYKLENISGPGGVNSNVKQMGINFWYDRVVSRSNFYNKGVKHKWAEYKVSVHHILWPVPANVINTNLKGIINQNIGYPGAERNVKPLPVE; this is encoded by the coding sequence ATGAATCGAATCATCATATATAAAGGCATATTGCCCATTTCGCTAATGGCAATTTCGCTGATGGCCTGTAAAAAAGACTGGTTGAAGCCGAAACCCCTCTCTTTTTATGAGCCGGGTGTGGCCCTCTCTGACGCAAGGGGTTTGTACTCCACATTAACGGCATGTGAACGGAATATGCGGCATGAATATTTTGGAGATGCAGCGCCCATCCTTACGGAGATCATCCAATCTGAGGTAGCTGTAGAGGGCACTACCGATAAGGCCGGACCGCAGATGGACATGGATATTGCATTAATGCCCGACGCCGACTTAAACAACACGAACACAACAAAAGTTGGATGGTACTGGTATGAAGGGTATAAAGGTGTTAAATATGCCAACACGGTTGTATCCTGGATCGATAAAGCTACGTTTAAGGATGACAACGAAAAAAATGCCATCCTGGGCGCCGCATATTTTCAACGCGCCTACCGCTATTTTAAGCTGGTGCACCAGTTTGGCGATGTTCCCTTTATCGATCACGAAATCATTGAGCCCAAATATGACTTTTATTCATCCGACAGATGGAGCATACTGGAACGCATAAAAAAGGATCTGGAATTTGCTTATCAATGGGTTCCGGACAATGTAGACCGCGGGCGCACTTCAAAATCGGCCTGTGGTGTGCTCCTGATGAAAGTATGCATGGCACTTACGGATTTTGACCGTGCCATAGAAGTGGGTAAGGAAATTGTAGCCGCCCACCCGTTGATGAAAGAGCGGTTTACCTCCAATAAAAAAAACGAAAATGGCAACCTGATGACGGATCTTCACAGCGTAGAAGCCAAACTGGACATGACCAATACAGAAGGTCTGATGTATGTGGTTTCTTATCCCGAAGTAGACGGTTCAGACCGTATTCAAACAATGCGCAATGCCGTTCCATACTGGAACAGCGGCAATATAAAAACACCCGATGGAAAAACAGGAACCATCTCCCCTTCTCCTGCAGATACGCCGGACAGCCTTGACCTGAACGAGCTGTACGGAAGGGGAATTGGGCGTTTGCGCCCCACCTGGTACTATACCAATGAAATATGGCGCGCCGACAAAGAAGCCAATGATACAAGAGGCATTTATAATCACAACAGCTGGAAGCGGATGGAAGACCTCCGATACAACGAGCCCAAGCTTAAAAGCAGTAATAATCCCTGGTACGGTAAGAATTTCGTAAAACCTGCTGCCATGAGCGTTGAAGATACGATCCGTCTGTGGTTCCCCTGGCCGCATTACAAGGTATTTGTTCCCGACCCACTCCAAACGACCTGGGCCGGTGGCGAAACCCCCTGGTATATTTACCGCTCCGCAGAAGTGTATTTGATGCTGGCAGAATGTTATTACTGGAAAAATGATCCGGGGTCCGCTGCCACAGCAATGAATGCAGTGCGTACCCGGGCTGGCGCTACCCCTTTAACAGCCGCCGATATCAATATCGGTGAGATCCTGGACGAACGAGCCCGCGAACTTTATTATGAAGAGAACCGGCATATCGAGCTGGTGCGGATCGCCTACACGTATGCAAAAACCGGAAAGCCCTGCGAAATATTTGGCGGACATGTTTACAAACTGGAGAATATCAGCGGTCCCGGCGGTGTTAATTCCAATGTAAAGCAAATGGGCATTAATTTCTGGTACGACCGCGTGGTATCCAGGAGTAATTTCTATAACAAGGGGGTAAAGCACAAATGGGCAGAGTACAAAGTAAGCGTACACCATATATTGTGGCCCGTACCCGCCAATGTTATTAATACCAACTTAAAGGGGATCATTAACCAAAATATCGGCTATCCCGGTGCGGAAAGGAATGTAAAACCATTACCGGTCGAATAA
- a CDS encoding SusC/RagA family TonB-linked outer membrane protein, translating into MTFIGVWNAGASFAQTGRWKISGTVKNQSGTPVPGVTVLIKATTTGTTTDQDGKFTLSVPGNRGIKLEFTATGYRAQEQTVNGDKEINIVLETETLGLDEVVVVGYGTAKRKDLTGAVASVQATKLEKEAPRSVQDLLRGNAAGIIIGQSNPGNTARGDADILVRGSGTLKAGSNPLNVVDGVIFDGSFSDINPNDIQSIDILKDASATAVYGAKAANGVILITTKKGTSGKPRITFNANIGFVETAGMPRVMNGEEFLKWRYDYEVGRRTDADLQKYPEMFVDPRKLTNVTQLDWYNYDQKTPVASVTEEQLIRAWLSRLELKSPEIDNYIANKITNWQDLVFQKGFQQDYTAAVSNKNEGSSYYFSLNYVDREGIVVGNRFKNFRTRLNLESKITSFLKVGANTNFAVRNEGFLQADWGQSAVISPYGSNNIDDPTSIYQRLPTGDATPVNPFYDNQFRDRRDVSSTLNSSIYGIVTLPFGFEFQSNYTPSFSWDEYYNHESSLSQQWNAKGGESERRFEKTFNWQIDNVLRWKRRFDIHNFEVTLLQNAEKGQYWMTKATASGYSPSDILGYHRIQAGTVPLNESNDTYRTGDALMARLFYSLKDRYMLTASVRRDGYSAFSVQNPRATFPALALAWDLSEENFMKKTSSWLDFAKLRLSWGKNGNRDIGQYDALSDMTSGLHPYIDQKGNVYVGSQLYVNRMPSVNLRWESKASYNFGLDFSMFKSRLSGTFDVYTATTNDLLVDRALPEIIGFNSVAANLGQLNNKGFEVSLNGIIVRKKDFDWNSGFIFMLNRRKIVHLYGDMIDVKDANGNVIGQKEADDIKNRWFIGQDPDRYWAYERVGVWQTDELAAAKKYGNQPGDFKYKDQNGDSVMTDADRIFQGYKSPRFRWTWRNDFNYKRFSLSVFIYSSWGQKEQFNRAANSNSFPDRATDYVQPRWTPENPINDYARIGSKNIGTNYVERSFIRLDNLSLSYAVPQTWLNVIKAQSLRISAAVRNVAFWAPHWKFGDPESGGYRTRNSDGNEYTPGQPTPRTYNLSLNLTL; encoded by the coding sequence ATGACATTTATCGGGGTATGGAATGCGGGCGCTTCCTTTGCCCAAACCGGCAGATGGAAAATCTCCGGAACGGTTAAAAATCAGAGTGGCACTCCCGTGCCGGGTGTTACCGTGCTTATTAAAGCCACTACAACCGGAACCACAACAGACCAGGATGGTAAATTTACGTTGTCGGTTCCCGGCAACCGCGGCATCAAACTGGAGTTTACAGCCACCGGCTACCGGGCTCAGGAACAAACGGTCAACGGCGACAAAGAGATCAACATCGTATTGGAAACCGAGACCCTGGGTTTGGATGAAGTAGTGGTCGTAGGATATGGCACCGCCAAACGGAAAGACCTTACCGGCGCCGTAGCTTCTGTACAAGCCACCAAACTGGAGAAGGAGGCCCCGCGCTCTGTTCAGGATCTGTTGAGGGGTAACGCCGCTGGTATTATTATCGGGCAGAGCAACCCGGGAAATACCGCCCGGGGCGATGCCGATATCCTGGTGCGGGGATCAGGCACGTTAAAGGCCGGAAGTAACCCGTTAAACGTAGTAGACGGGGTCATTTTTGACGGATCCTTTTCCGACATCAACCCCAATGACATCCAGTCGATCGACATCCTGAAAGATGCTAGTGCCACAGCGGTGTACGGGGCAAAGGCGGCCAACGGCGTCATTCTTATCACAACAAAAAAAGGAACCTCCGGAAAGCCCCGGATCACCTTCAATGCCAATATCGGATTTGTAGAAACGGCTGGTATGCCCCGCGTGATGAATGGCGAAGAATTTCTGAAATGGCGCTATGATTACGAAGTAGGAAGACGTACGGATGCCGACCTTCAAAAATACCCTGAAATGTTTGTAGATCCACGTAAGCTAACCAATGTAACACAGCTTGACTGGTACAACTACGATCAGAAAACACCGGTAGCATCCGTAACCGAAGAGCAACTGATCCGGGCCTGGCTATCACGGCTTGAATTAAAGTCTCCCGAAATTGACAACTATATAGCTAATAAAATCACCAACTGGCAGGACCTGGTTTTCCAGAAAGGTTTTCAGCAGGACTATACCGCAGCCGTCTCCAATAAAAATGAAGGTTCCAGCTACTATTTTTCGCTCAACTATGTAGACCGCGAAGGAATAGTGGTAGGAAACCGGTTCAAGAACTTCAGAACCCGCCTGAACCTGGAATCAAAAATCACTTCTTTCTTAAAGGTTGGCGCCAACACCAATTTTGCCGTGCGAAACGAAGGCTTTCTGCAGGCAGACTGGGGACAGTCGGCCGTAATCTCCCCTTATGGCTCTAATAATATAGACGATCCCACAAGTATTTACCAGCGACTGCCTACGGGAGATGCCACCCCGGTAAACCCGTTTTATGACAACCAATTCCGGGATCGGAGAGATGTGTCCAGCACCCTGAACTCGAGCATCTATGGCATTGTGACTCTCCCCTTTGGTTTTGAATTCCAATCCAACTATACACCTTCCTTTTCCTGGGATGAATATTACAATCATGAATCCTCATTAAGCCAGCAATGGAATGCAAAGGGAGGGGAAAGTGAACGTCGCTTTGAAAAAACCTTCAACTGGCAGATCGATAATGTACTGCGATGGAAGCGACGTTTTGATATCCATAATTTTGAGGTAACGTTACTGCAAAATGCGGAAAAGGGCCAATACTGGATGACCAAGGCAACGGCATCCGGTTACAGCCCCAGCGATATTCTTGGCTATCACCGCATACAGGCAGGAACCGTGCCACTCAATGAAAGCAATGATACTTATAGAACCGGAGACGCCTTGATGGCCCGCCTGTTCTATTCGTTAAAAGACCGGTATATGCTGACGGCTTCGGTACGCAGAGACGGTTATTCTGCATTTAGTGTACAAAACCCAAGGGCAACCTTCCCGGCCCTGGCCCTTGCCTGGGATCTTTCCGAGGAAAATTTCATGAAAAAGACTTCCTCCTGGCTGGACTTTGCCAAACTGCGGCTTTCATGGGGAAAGAACGGCAACCGGGACATCGGGCAGTATGACGCCCTTTCGGATATGACCTCCGGACTCCATCCGTATATTGATCAGAAAGGAAACGTATATGTAGGATCCCAGCTTTATGTAAATCGCATGCCCAGCGTAAACCTGCGGTGGGAAAGTAAAGCTTCCTACAACTTCGGTCTCGACTTCTCAATGTTTAAGAGCAGGTTGAGCGGAACCTTTGATGTTTATACCGCTACAACAAATGACCTGCTGGTAGATCGTGCCCTGCCAGAGATCATCGGCTTCAACAGCGTGGCGGCAAACCTGGGCCAGCTGAACAATAAGGGCTTTGAAGTAAGCCTGAATGGCATCATCGTCCGGAAGAAAGACTTCGACTGGAACAGTGGCTTTATCTTTATGCTGAACCGCAGGAAGATCGTGCATTTGTATGGAGATATGATCGATGTCAAGGATGCCAATGGAAATGTGATCGGCCAAAAAGAGGCTGATGATATAAAGAACCGTTGGTTCATTGGCCAGGATCCGGATCGGTACTGGGCTTATGAACGTGTAGGTGTATGGCAAACCGATGAGTTGGCCGCTGCTAAAAAATACGGAAACCAGCCGGGGGATTTTAAATACAAGGACCAGAATGGCGACAGTGTAATGACGGATGCAGACCGGATCTTTCAGGGATATAAAAGTCCGCGGTTCAGATGGACCTGGAGAAACGATTTCAACTATAAACGCTTTAGCCTTTCTGTTTTTATCTATTCCAGCTGGGGCCAGAAAGAACAGTTTAACCGGGCAGCCAACAGCAATAGTTTTCCCGACAGAGCCACCGATTATGTGCAGCCAAGATGGACTCCCGAAAATCCGATCAATGATTACGCCCGCATCGGCTCCAAGAATATTGGAACCAACTATGTGGAGCGATCTTTCATAAGGCTCGATAATCTCTCCTTATCCTATGCCGTTCCCCAAACTTGGTTGAACGTTATAAAGGCGCAAAGCTTACGCATTTCTGCTGCAGTAAGAAATGTAGCATTCTGGGCCCCCCACTGGAAGTTTGGCGATCCAGAGTCTGGCGGATATAGAACCCGGAACAGCGATGGAAATGAATACACGCCGGGTCAGCCCACGCCCCGTACTTATAATTTAAGCCTTAATCTGACACTTTAA
- a CDS encoding S9 family peptidase has translation MRKLFFILSALSMLKANAQPSLSPETLLKLGRVSAIGISKDKQSLIYKVSTPNLSANKMDSKEFSIPLAGGQPTELTSSEDVIDNNRISPDGTYILSSEAVKLKKVMGSDLYPELDQTSAQVYTALNYRHWDKWFDGSFSHVFFAPYTNGKAGEKKDIMPNEPYFCPQQPFGGDEDFIWSPDSKQIIYVTKKKFGTEYAVSTNTDIYAYDIASGTTKNLTEANKGYDVAPAFNKQGKMAWLQMKTDGYEADKNDLVVMTNGTTVNLTGHNDQINVSSFIWSNDGKNLFFIAPVNGTEQLFTVNDIGLTRMLPRIQQITKGDFDITAIVAQTGDELIVAREDISRASEIYKLHIKTGALTQLTHVNDEAYQQIAPVKTERRWITTSDQRKMMEWVVYPPNFDPSKKYPTLLYCQGGPQSATTQFYSYRWNFHLMASQGYIVVIPCRRGMPGFGTQWNAEVSKDWGGKVIQDYLDAIDDISKEPYVDKDRRAAVGASFGGYSVFALAGRHQKRFKTFIAHDGVFDFTAMTGTTDELWFEQWEKGGYYWEKENKTAQRSYAASPLHAVANWNTPILIVQGGKDYRVPIEQGQGAFQAAQLRGIKSKFLFFPDENHWVLKPQNALVWQREFFGWLKETL, from the coding sequence ATGAGAAAATTATTCTTCATTCTATCCGCATTATCTATGCTGAAAGCCAATGCACAACCATCTCTCAGCCCCGAAACGCTGCTAAAATTAGGCAGGGTCAGCGCAATAGGGATCTCTAAAGACAAACAGTCCCTGATCTATAAAGTATCGACCCCGAATCTCTCCGCCAATAAAATGGATTCAAAAGAATTTTCGATTCCCCTTGCCGGAGGGCAGCCAACTGAACTGACCAGTTCTGAAGACGTGATTGACAACAACCGAATATCACCCGACGGAACATACATTCTTAGCAGCGAAGCGGTAAAATTAAAAAAAGTGATGGGCAGTGATCTTTACCCCGAACTGGATCAAACATCCGCACAGGTATATACCGCTCTCAATTACCGTCACTGGGACAAGTGGTTTGACGGCAGCTTCAGCCATGTGTTTTTTGCGCCTTATACCAACGGGAAGGCCGGCGAAAAAAAGGACATCATGCCCAATGAACCCTATTTTTGTCCACAGCAACCCTTTGGAGGTGATGAAGATTTTATCTGGTCGCCCGATAGCAAGCAGATCATCTATGTAACCAAGAAAAAATTTGGCACCGAGTATGCCGTGAGTACCAATACCGATATCTATGCATACGATATCGCCTCCGGAACCACAAAGAATCTTACAGAAGCCAATAAGGGATATGATGTAGCTCCGGCATTTAACAAACAGGGAAAAATGGCCTGGTTGCAGATGAAGACCGACGGTTATGAAGCCGACAAAAATGACCTGGTGGTAATGACCAACGGGACTACAGTAAACCTGACCGGCCACAACGACCAGATCAATGTTTCTTCTTTTATCTGGAGCAACGATGGTAAAAACCTGTTCTTTATCGCCCCTGTAAACGGAACAGAACAGTTGTTTACGGTAAACGATATTGGCCTTACCCGCATGCTTCCCCGTATCCAGCAAATCACCAAGGGTGATTTTGACATTACGGCCATCGTGGCTCAAACCGGTGATGAACTTATTGTTGCAAGGGAAGATATTTCGCGGGCTTCAGAGATTTATAAACTTCATATCAAAACCGGTGCCCTTACACAACTGACGCATGTAAATGATGAAGCCTATCAGCAGATTGCCCCGGTTAAAACTGAACGACGCTGGATCACGACCTCCGATCAGCGGAAAATGATGGAATGGGTCGTTTACCCGCCCAATTTTGACCCTTCCAAAAAATATCCGACGCTCCTGTATTGCCAGGGCGGTCCGCAGTCTGCCACCACTCAATTCTACTCCTATCGCTGGAACTTTCACCTGATGGCTTCACAGGGATATATCGTGGTGATTCCCTGCCGCCGCGGGATGCCTGGCTTTGGCACACAGTGGAATGCAGAAGTAAGTAAGGATTGGGGCGGAAAAGTAATACAAGACTATTTAGATGCCATTGATGATATTTCAAAAGAACCTTATGTAGACAAAGACCGCCGGGCAGCGGTAGGTGCAAGTTTTGGAGGGTACTCTGTTTTTGCGCTGGCGGGCCGTCATCAAAAGCGGTTTAAAACATTTATTGCACACGACGGTGTTTTTGACTTTACCGCCATGACCGGCACCACGGATGAACTTTGGTTTGAGCAATGGGAAAAAGGCGGTTATTACTGGGAGAAAGAGAATAAGACGGCACAACGCTCTTATGCAGCTTCTCCGCTGCATGCGGTGGCCAATTGGAATACGCCCATCCTGATCGTTCAGGGTGGAAAGGATTACCGCGTACCCATTGAGCAGGGTCAGGGTGCTTTTCAGGCAGCCCAGCTCAGAGGCATTAAAAGTAAATTCCTGTTCTTCCCCGATGAGAACCATTGGGTATTAAAACCCCAGAATGCTCTTGTATGGCAGCGCGAATTCTTCGGATGGCTGAAGGAAACGCTGTAA
- a CDS encoding POTRA domain-containing protein, which produces MTKVQHRLTLLLLFLWMGFQAASQNRYALIIEAVDRAPAFITDTLGIKTDFINQEDCRQYTRQLLPLLQAKGYITASVDTLRLDSASAYMRLFTGMRYTWEALSTTEESRKWLAQVGYDPHLFEDRPLDYDLLGSIQQRMLNYFENHGHPFAKVYVDALNIHGEKVSGQLQVHPGPLYKVDSIRITGNAKLSNDYLQNYLDIRNGSIYNKEKLQRISAELKKLNYVEETFPPRFYWGSMGGMVEVFLQQKKSNQVNFIVGFLPNSDVAAAKKLQITGEGLLNLKNALGGGETIGLVWQKLAAASQQLDLAFLQPYLFRSRFGLDFAFNMLKRDSSYLNFEYRAGTQYTINTRQNIKLFYNQFSTIISVINKNELLQTRQLPREADVKISNVGIEYQLNTTNYIFNPVTGFDIKFTGTGGIKKIKKNNQVLELEDPEDPGFNFGSLYDTVKLRSVQVRTVLSASRYIPLSARGVSTIKAAIQGGYLAGENIFRNELFQIGGYRLLRGFDEQSQFLSQYAIGTLEYRYLVGENSYLNAFADGGWGYDGSRGVRKNYNFLGVGIGLAFETKAGVFNLAWAVGKRNDTSFNLRQSKIHFGFISYF; this is translated from the coding sequence ATGACAAAGGTACAACACCGGTTAACGCTGCTCCTGTTATTTTTATGGATGGGCTTCCAGGCCGCCTCCCAGAACCGGTATGCCCTGATCATTGAGGCTGTTGACCGGGCGCCTGCTTTCATCACCGACACCCTTGGTATTAAAACAGATTTCATCAACCAGGAAGATTGCCGCCAGTATACCCGTCAATTGCTGCCGCTGTTACAGGCAAAAGGCTATATCACCGCATCAGTTGATACCCTCCGGCTGGATTCCGCCTCCGCCTATATGCGGCTCTTTACAGGCATGCGATATACCTGGGAAGCGCTTTCCACCACCGAAGAAAGCCGTAAATGGCTGGCGCAGGTAGGCTATGACCCGCATCTATTTGAAGACCGCCCGCTGGATTACGATCTGTTGGGCAGCATTCAGCAACGTATGCTAAACTATTTTGAGAACCACGGTCATCCTTTTGCAAAAGTATACGTAGATGCGTTAAACATCCATGGTGAAAAAGTATCCGGGCAACTGCAGGTACACCCGGGGCCCCTCTATAAAGTTGACAGTATCCGGATCACCGGCAACGCAAAACTCAGCAACGACTATCTTCAGAATTACCTGGACATCCGGAACGGCTCCATCTATAATAAGGAAAAACTGCAGCGCATCTCTGCGGAGCTCAAAAAGCTTAACTATGTAGAGGAAACCTTCCCGCCCCGTTTTTATTGGGGAAGCATGGGGGGAATGGTTGAAGTTTTCCTGCAGCAGAAGAAAAGCAACCAGGTTAATTTTATTGTTGGCTTTTTGCCCAACAGCGATGTTGCGGCGGCGAAAAAATTGCAGATCACCGGGGAAGGTCTGCTCAACCTGAAAAATGCGCTGGGTGGTGGGGAAACCATTGGGCTGGTATGGCAAAAGCTGGCAGCCGCCTCTCAACAGCTGGATCTTGCGTTTTTGCAGCCCTATCTGTTCCGGTCGCGCTTCGGGCTTGATTTTGCATTTAATATGCTGAAACGAGACTCCAGCTACCTCAATTTTGAATACCGGGCCGGTACACAATATACCATCAACACCCGGCAAAATATTAAACTTTTCTATAACCAGTTCTCCACCATTATCAGCGTCATCAATAAAAACGAACTGCTGCAAACCCGGCAGCTGCCCAGGGAAGCTGATGTAAAAATTTCGAATGTTGGCATCGAGTACCAGCTCAATACCACCAATTATATATTCAACCCGGTTACGGGTTTTGATATAAAGTTTACGGGAACCGGCGGCATCAAGAAAATCAAGAAAAACAACCAGGTGCTGGAACTGGAAGACCCGGAGGATCCCGGATTTAATTTTGGCAGCCTGTACGACACTGTAAAACTCCGGTCGGTGCAGGTTCGTACGGTATTGTCAGCTTCCCGCTATATACCATTGTCTGCGCGTGGTGTCAGCACCATCAAAGCTGCGATACAGGGCGGATATCTGGCCGGCGAAAATATTTTCCGCAACGAGTTATTCCAGATCGGCGGATACCGGCTGTTGCGGGGGTTTGACGAGCAAAGTCAGTTCCTTTCGCAGTATGCTATTGGCACACTGGAATATCGTTATCTCGTTGGGGAGAATTCCTATCTTAACGCCTTTGCCGACGGCGGCTGGGGATACGACGGAAGCCGGGGTGTTCGCAAAAACTACAACTTTCTTGGAGTAGGCATCGGCCTGGCATTCGAAACAAAGGCCGGTGTATTCAATCTTGCCTGGGCTGTTGGTAAACGCAATGACACCAGTTTTAACCTGCGACAGTCGAAGATCCACTTCGGGTTCATCAGTTATTTTTAG
- the hemW gene encoding radical SAM family heme chaperone HemW, producing the protein MSGIYIHIPFCKQACHYCNFHFSTSLHYREELVQAIAGEMAMAATSDFIERAPVQTVYFGGGTPSLLPAADIDFLLKKVRECYPLATDAEITLEANPDDLNSEKLEAWKLSGINRLSIGVQSFFESDLLWMNRAHNAAQARSGLELALQYFNNITMDLIYGVPGLNNERWKQNVVTALEAGVPHLSCYALTVEPRTPLDKMVRKHIKEDVSGEVQSEQFLLLMDWLQAAGYEHYEISNFAKPGFRSRHNSAYWKGTPYYGFGPAAHSYNQVIRRWNVANNQQYIRAINSGHIPYEEEVLTPAQQQNEYVMIALRTSEGIKLKQLDGPAKQRILEQAGIYAERGLLIIDETGIRLTREGKLFADGIAADLFVTA; encoded by the coding sequence TTGTCTGGCATCTATATTCATATCCCGTTCTGTAAACAAGCCTGTCATTATTGTAATTTTCATTTTTCCACTTCCTTGCATTACCGGGAAGAGTTGGTGCAGGCCATCGCAGGAGAAATGGCAATGGCCGCAACCTCGGATTTTATAGAACGGGCACCGGTGCAAACCGTGTACTTTGGTGGAGGTACACCGAGCCTGCTGCCTGCAGCGGATATTGATTTCCTGTTAAAAAAGGTAAGAGAATGCTACCCGCTTGCAACCGATGCTGAAATTACCCTGGAGGCAAACCCGGATGACCTGAACTCCGAAAAACTGGAAGCATGGAAGCTCTCCGGAATTAACCGGCTGAGTATTGGCGTGCAGTCTTTTTTTGAATCAGATCTTTTATGGATGAACCGTGCTCACAATGCGGCTCAGGCCAGGAGCGGACTGGAATTGGCCCTGCAGTACTTTAATAATATCACCATGGATCTGATTTATGGGGTTCCGGGACTGAACAATGAACGCTGGAAGCAAAATGTGGTTACTGCTTTAGAGGCCGGAGTCCCGCATTTATCCTGCTATGCCCTTACAGTAGAGCCCCGAACCCCGCTGGACAAAATGGTACGAAAACATATAAAGGAGGATGTCAGCGGGGAGGTGCAATCGGAGCAATTTTTGCTGTTGATGGACTGGTTGCAGGCCGCAGGTTATGAACATTATGAGATCTCCAATTTTGCGAAGCCCGGATTCCGGAGCCGGCATAACAGTGCTTACTGGAAGGGCACGCCTTATTATGGATTCGGGCCGGCAGCGCATTCTTATAATCAGGTAATCCGCCGCTGGAATGTTGCCAATAACCAGCAGTATATCCGAGCTATCAATTCCGGACATATTCCCTATGAAGAAGAAGTGCTTACGCCGGCGCAGCAACAAAACGAATATGTGATGATTGCACTTCGTACAAGCGAAGGCATAAAACTGAAACAGCTGGATGGGCCTGCAAAACAACGGATCCTGGAGCAGGCCGGAATATATGCAGAGCGCGGACTGCTGATTATTGATGAAACCGGCATCCGGCTCACCCGTGAAGGAAAGTTGTTCGCCGACGGTATTGCTGCGGACCTGTTTGTTACTGCATGA
- a CDS encoding GPW/gp25 family protein, with product MKEYLKLPLRFDQFFDRKKLPSCGLVDSIYRNLHLIITTGRGENKTDTAYGASFWETDYDIHLDNDSRKELIVNNLKKQIALYEKRLAHVEVHVDVTLTVLKTPSADLPRRKIEITISGQIQKTLEPFRFQTGLFIGPLTLD from the coding sequence GTGAAAGAGTATTTAAAATTGCCGCTGCGATTCGACCAATTTTTCGATCGAAAAAAGCTTCCCTCCTGCGGTCTGGTGGATTCGATCTATCGCAACCTGCACCTGATCATAACAACAGGACGGGGCGAGAATAAAACAGATACCGCATACGGCGCTTCATTCTGGGAAACAGACTACGACATCCATCTCGATAATGATTCCCGGAAAGAATTAATCGTGAATAATTTAAAAAAGCAGATCGCCCTTTATGAAAAAAGGCTTGCCCATGTGGAAGTGCATGTAGACGTAACACTTACCGTGCTTAAAACACCAAGTGCCGATCTGCCAAGAAGAAAGATCGAGATTACGATCAGCGGCCAGATCCAGAAGACCTTGGAGCCGTTCCGGTTTCAAACCGGTTTATTCATCGGACCGCTCACATTGGATTAA